TTCTACTCTGTGTTTTTTTATTTGAATTTAAGGAGGAAAACTTTAATGAAACTAAATGGAAACTTCACAATAATCCCTAACGAATTTATTAACGACTCAAGACTTGATGTATATGAATTTCGTATCCTTTGTTACCTGATGAAACTATCAGGATGCAACTCATCCTGCTACCCCTCTTACGAAACCATCGCAAGAGAAACCGGAATGAGTTTATCAAAGGCAAAGAATGGAATTAAGAATCTAATTGAATACGGAATAATTACAAAAGAGAACCGAGAGAAAAAGTCCGGAGGTGCTGCATCAAATCTCTATGTGGTGTGTGTAAAAACCACCGATGAAGATGATGAGGTTACAGAAAACACTACCGACAGTATTCCTGATGACTCATCTCCCGGTGTATCTGAAGAACGAGGTGGTGTACAAGACGACTGCAATAAATATATAAATAAAAATATTAATTATTTTGTTAATAACCATCAATCATCAATAGAAGATTTGAAGGATCGTGCAGAAACATATGAACTCGAAGGTCTGACAAAAAAGAATTATGAATCGGCTATTGAGATTATGTTTAATTCAGAATCGATTTTGGTTGGCGGCGAAATTATTCCCCGTGAAATTGTTCGCAGGCAATTAGAAAATATCAGCTACGAGCATATCGTCTATGTCGATAATAATATGCCGAGGAAAATTGTTGACGGCAAGGTTGAAATTCAAGTCAGAAGTCCTGTTCCATATATCGTAACTGCTCTATATAATGCATTGCGTTATACGGCAGATGAAATTGTCCGAATGGAATACGGAGATAATGTATCTGCTGACCTCTTCCGAAAGGAGGATGGCGATGAGATATTTATATAATCAGCAAAACAAATTCGGGAATTGTTTTATACTTCCCAATTCCATTATGCAGCTTGATATAAGTCCACTTGCTCGACTGATATATTTTTATCTCGTCTATATTGAGGACAGAAAAACTTATCAGTGCTATCCGAGTTACAAAACTATTGGTAAGGCTCTTAACATTGCAAGCAAAACTACCGTCGCTAAATATGTAAGGGAGCTTGAAGATAAGTGTCTTATCTATACGGAGCCGACAGAAGTAATTTTGAAAAACGGTAAGAAGCAAAATGGAAATCTAAAATATACAATTCGTCCTATACAGGATGCGGTTGAATATTTCCATCAGCAACAGATGAAAAAATTTCAGCAAGACTTAGCTCTTGAAAATGCTAAAAGGATGCTCGAAGAATATGACAAAAAGCATCCAAGAGAGTCTGCATAGAAATTGTTTTTGTTCCAAGAATTGCCTCTACCCCGTATTAAAATTTATTTCACATTAATCAAAGAAAAGAGGTTTTTGATTTTCGGCAAAATGAGAACGACTGTGACAGAGAATTATGAGAAGAAAATTCTTGGGTAAGGTATTTACCCTACCCAAGAAAGATAACCTCGTAATTCATCGTGTGACAAATTGGTTTGAGACCTTAAATTCGATTCTATGCGTTTGACAAGGGGTTAAGCAGGGGTGTTCGACATATAACTATTCGGGGTAAGGTAGTTACACCACCCTGAAAAGTTAGCCCCTCGTATCCGCCATATAAACCGCATAGTCAGCCCTTAAAATCGATTTGAACTAACAAACGAAGGTACGAGAAAACACCTGATGGGGCGCCCCGAAACGGCGAGGCGAGGGATTTTAAAAGAAGCAGGATAAAGCTTGGTGCGCTATTCGCCCCAAGCAGGCTCACATCGCCGTGCTAAGCCCTGCGGAGAGTTTACAAAAGTGCATCTGCTGGTGATGGTTTGGTGCTGAAATGCGGATTTTCCGCACGGTTGAGCCTTGAAATTGGTGCATATACAGGTATTAATGGTATTTAACGATATTTTGAGAAAGG
This DNA window, taken from Clostridia bacterium, encodes the following:
- a CDS encoding helix-turn-helix domain-containing protein, which produces MRYLYNQQNKFGNCFILPNSIMQLDISPLARLIYFYLVYIEDRKTYQCYPSYKTIGKALNIASKTTVAKYVRELEDKCLIYTEPTEVILKNGKKQNGNLKYTIRPIQDAVEYFHQQQMKKFQQDLALENAKRMLEEYDKKHPRESA
- a CDS encoding helix-turn-helix domain-containing protein, yielding MKLNGNFTIIPNEFINDSRLDVYEFRILCYLMKLSGCNSSCYPSYETIARETGMSLSKAKNGIKNLIEYGIITKENREKKSGGAASNLYVVCVKTTDEDDEVTENTTDSIPDDSSPGVSEERGGVQDDCNKYINKNINYFVNNHQSSIEDLKDRAETYELEGLTKKNYESAIEIMFNSESILVGGEIIPREIVRRQLENISYEHIVYVDNNMPRKIVDGKVEIQVRSPVPYIVTALYNALRYTADEIVRMEYGDNVSADLFRKEDGDEIFI